Sequence from the Tachyglossus aculeatus isolate mTacAcu1 chromosome 17, mTacAcu1.pri, whole genome shotgun sequence genome:
CCGGGGAACTGCTTCTTACGCCAGGGCGGGGGCCTCCGGACCGGTTgtggatgtgggggagagagtcGCCCTATCACGGGAGGGCAGGAGTCTTCCTTCTTGAGGTTTGTCAGGGTTTGAGGTGTGTCACGGGCTGCCCTGTCCCAGATCCTAgccctgccccggccccggcctcggTGGGCCCTTCACCCCTCCGCCCTTCCGCCCTCTCCCACCCGGCAGGAGCAGATGGAGCAGCTGCTGAGCGGGGAGCGGCCCCTGGAGAGCTTCCTGGCGGGCTTCCAGCAGGGCCGAGCCCGGGCCCACCTGCGCCGGACCCAGGCCGAGAAGCTGCaggagctgctgctgcagcgggagagacccccgcccccgaccccgccggagcccccccctccacccacagGCCCCAAGCTCTTGCCGCTGGTccagggcccggccccggccccggccccggccggcccCCTGCGGCCCACtggggccctgggccccctccccgccgccccgcgcCACCTCCCTCCTCTGGACTCCCGCCCGGCGCCCCCACCCCAGGGCTCCCCCCTACGCCAGCTCGGCCAGGCGCCgctgcccgccgccccccgcgcccTGCAGCCGGAGCCCCCTCACCGGTagggcccggggccgggccggggaagcggcggaggggcccggggcctgggatCTCAGCGCACGGCCtctggccggggggcgggggcaggcccCCCACCCTCGGACTCCAACAGCCCTCGGCTCACCCCCGCGGGATGACCCAGAAGAGAAGGGTCTCCAGGAGGAACAGGTGATGGGGCCCAGGCGGGGGGCTCTACCTCTTCTCTCCCTGGCACGGAAAGGTCGCAGCGGCGGGGCTGAAGGCTGACTCGCctctcccctccgctcccctcctctCCGCCAGAAGGGTTTGGGTCGAGGGGACAGAGCTGCCCCTATCTCCCCCCCCACAACCACCCGCCCATCCTTTCCCAGAATTCCTGGGCACAGGGATGGGTCACTGGCTGGGCCAGTTGTCCAACCCCCATTTCCCGAGGCCCTCGGGATGGGGCTGTTTGCCCCATCACCCCTGAGCCGGGCCGGACCCCGATCCAAGCAGGACGCCCACCCCTTCGGGCACccttggaggaggaagaaggggaagtccAGAGACCCCCCCCGCTCAACCCCCATCCGACTTCCTGAGCTTGGAGACCCCCTGCCCAGGGTGGAATCTGGGCCCAGCCCACCCTGGGCTCCCTCAGGCAGAGAGACAATGGGCACTCCCTGCTCCGGCTGGTCAGATGGGGCCTGACGCCCCCACCCCAAGAGTGGCCCCTCGATCTACCCCCCCTGTGTTTCCCACCGCGAGGGTTGCTCCTGCCCAGCCTCCCCTTTTGGGGTCTTGCCCAGGCCCAGCCCAGCTGGAGGGAGTTTGGCACTGGTCCTCAGGGGAAGGGTCGCCTCTGCcttgggaggggcaggaagaccccaggtggggtggggggcgggagcctACAATGGCCCCTCAGTCGGTCAACAGGGCTCAGTAGTCGGGTTCAGCTCCTGCTGGCTCTTGGTTAACTCCCTTGAGGAGGACTAGGttgtgggggggtggaggaggggggcttcTCCCTGTGCCCCCTGAGCCCccaagggaaggtggggaggggacctggggggtggggaggccagAGAAACCTGGCACTGGAACCCCAGGACAGGTTGAGCCCACCGCTTCCCCTGCCTGGACTCTCCTCCtccagagggtggggggaggtggggccaGGAGGAAGCTCGGGCCTGCATTTCCATGGGAACCCGCCCGAGGGTGGGGGACCactgggctgg
This genomic interval carries:
- the VPS37D gene encoding vacuolar protein sorting-associated protein 37D, translating into MYRARASRAGPDSGSPGRFGILSTAQLRDLLQDEPKLDRIVRFSRKFQGLQLEREGCLASNYVLAKENLALRPRLEMGRAALAIKYQELREVAESCRAKQQRLEVSLQRWSPHSVLNHLRAELDEAEQEAEEQMEQLLSGERPLESFLAGFQQGRARAHLRRTQAEKLQELLLQRERPPPPTPPEPPPPPTGPKLLPLVQGPAPAPAPAGPLRPTGALGPLPAAPRHLPPLDSRPAPPPQGSPLRQLGQAPLPAAPRALQPEPPHR